The Bradyrhizobium sp. WSM471 genome includes the window GGGCCGCAGTCTGTGCCGCCTGATGGATTCCGGGTTCGCGCTACGCGCGCCCCGGAATGACAAAAGAGAGAGCCAATGCAATGACAAAACTCAGTGAAGCCACCCGCAACAAGCTCAAATCCGTTTCCACCGCCACCGTCGCAACCGCGTTGTTCAAGCGCGGCCTGCGCATCCAGATGATCCAGGATGTGCACCCGCTCAGCGCCGACCAACCGACCATGGTCGGTGAAGCCTTCACGCTGCGCTATATGCCGGCCCGCGAGGATCTCAACACCATTGACGTCTTTAGGGATCACTCCCATCCGCAGCGGAAGGCGGTCGAGGACTGCCCGGCGGGCAGCGTGCTGGTGATGGACAGCCGCAAGGACGCGCGCGCTGCTTCCGCCGGTGCGATCCTGGTCACGCGCTTGATGAAGCGCGGTGTCGCCGGGGTCGTCACAGACGGGGGTTTTCGCGACTCGGCCGAGATCGCCAAGCTGGGCATCCCCGCCTACCACCACCGTCCGAGCG containing:
- a CDS encoding ribonuclease activity regulator RraA; protein product: MTKLSEATRNKLKSVSTATVATALFKRGLRIQMIQDVHPLSADQPTMVGEAFTLRYMPAREDLNTIDVFRDHSHPQRKAVEDCPAGSVLVMDSRKDARAASAGAILVTRLMKRGVAGVVTDGGFRDSAEIAKLGIPAYHHRPSAPTNLTLHHAIEINVPIGCGDAPVFPGDVILGDSDGVIVIPAHLTEEIANETFEMTAFEDFVTEEVNKGRGIFGLYPATDPQTLTDFAAWRKANGR